The Pseudofrankia inefficax genome window below encodes:
- a CDS encoding SDR family NAD(P)-dependent oxidoreductase, which yields MTAAASDSLAGKVAIVTGGGSGIGRGCALRLAADGAKVGVFDLDPGNAKAVADEIVAVGGAAHPVTVDVTSREQIDAGVAEIKALYGPATILVTSAGREGFRRFLDITADQWNALVSVNLTGTFHSCQAVVPDMIEAHWGRIVTISSSSAQGGQPFMTHYSASKGGVITFTKSLALELGEFGITVNTIPPGFIITPMTERNAEKGRLGPGGLDAVIARTPVRRGGQSEDIAAACAFLCRDEASYVTGQIIGVNGGRTTTSTVF from the coding sequence ATGACCGCGGCAGCGAGCGACAGCCTGGCCGGCAAGGTCGCGATCGTCACCGGTGGTGGCTCGGGCATCGGGCGTGGCTGCGCCCTGCGCCTGGCCGCCGATGGCGCGAAGGTCGGCGTCTTCGACCTCGACCCGGGCAACGCCAAGGCGGTCGCGGACGAGATCGTCGCCGTCGGCGGCGCGGCGCACCCGGTCACCGTCGACGTGACCAGCCGCGAGCAGATCGACGCCGGCGTGGCCGAGATCAAGGCGTTGTACGGCCCCGCGACGATCCTGGTGACGTCAGCCGGCCGGGAGGGGTTCCGCCGGTTCCTGGACATCACCGCCGACCAGTGGAACGCCCTGGTCAGCGTGAACCTCACCGGGACGTTCCACTCGTGCCAGGCCGTCGTCCCCGACATGATCGAGGCGCACTGGGGCCGGATCGTGACCATCTCGTCGTCGTCGGCGCAGGGCGGCCAGCCGTTCATGACGCACTACTCGGCGTCCAAGGGCGGGGTCATCACGTTCACCAAGTCGCTGGCCCTGGAACTCGGCGAGTTCGGCATCACCGTGAACACGATCCCGCCCGGCTTCATCATCACCCCGATGACCGAGCGGAACGCCGAGAAGGGCCGCCTCGGCCCCGGCGGCCTCGACGCCGTCATCGCCCGCACCCCGGTCCGCCGCGGCGGCCAGTCCGAGGACATCGCCGCCGCCTGCGCGTTCCTCTGCCGCGACGAGGCCAGCTACGTCACCGGCCAGATCATCGGCGTCAACGGCGGCCGCACCACCACCTCCACCGTCTTCTAG
- a CDS encoding TauD/TfdA dioxygenase family protein — MSVTVSPISAEVGVQITGLAGHQLADPAVAADTRKYLDEHGVVIYREAHIGDADLVALSRLLGEVVVAPMGGEEEFPEVSAISLDPAQSALAAYRTGTFYWHIDGANDLVPQKATLLTALEVATEGGDTEFANLYAAYEGLSAEDKARFADLRVVHSFAATQRLAHPDASDKVRASWEKVPSREHPLVWTRRNGRKSLLVGATADHIVGLPEDESRALLDRLLDWATQPRFSLRHQWSRGDLVIWDNTGILHRAQPYTALSRRLMHRTTLVGAEAVA; from the coding sequence ATGTCCGTCACCGTCAGCCCGATCAGCGCCGAGGTGGGCGTCCAGATCACGGGCCTCGCCGGCCACCAGCTGGCGGACCCGGCCGTCGCCGCCGACACCCGCAAGTACCTCGACGAGCACGGCGTCGTCATCTACCGCGAGGCGCACATCGGCGACGCCGACCTCGTCGCGCTCAGCCGGCTGCTCGGTGAGGTCGTCGTCGCTCCGATGGGCGGTGAGGAGGAGTTCCCGGAGGTCTCCGCGATCTCCCTGGACCCGGCCCAGAGCGCCCTGGCGGCCTACCGGACGGGCACGTTCTACTGGCACATCGACGGCGCGAACGACCTGGTACCGCAGAAGGCGACCCTGCTGACCGCCCTGGAGGTCGCGACCGAGGGCGGCGACACCGAGTTCGCCAACCTCTACGCCGCCTATGAGGGCCTCTCCGCCGAGGACAAGGCCCGATTCGCCGACCTGCGCGTCGTGCACAGCTTCGCGGCGACGCAGCGGCTGGCCCACCCGGACGCGTCGGACAAGGTGCGCGCCAGCTGGGAGAAGGTCCCCTCCCGCGAACACCCTCTGGTCTGGACCAGGCGCAACGGCCGCAAGTCCCTGCTGGTCGGCGCGACGGCCGACCACATCGTCGGCCTGCCGGAGGACGAGAGCCGCGCGCTGCTGGACCGGCTCCTCGACTGGGCTACCCAGCCCCGGTTCTCGCTGCGCCACCAGTGGTCGCGCGGTGACCTGGTCATCTGGGACAACACCGGCATCCTGCATCGAGCCCAGCCCTACACGGCCCTGTCTCGCCGGCTGATGCACCGCACCACCCTCGTAGGCGCGGAAGCCGTCGCCTGA